One stretch of Sylvia atricapilla isolate bSylAtr1 chromosome 4, bSylAtr1.pri, whole genome shotgun sequence DNA includes these proteins:
- the MAB21L2 gene encoding protein mab-21-like 2 produces MIAAQAKLVYQLNKYYTERCQARKAAIAKTIREVCKVVSDVLKEVEVQEPRFISSLSEIDARYEGLEVISPTEFEVVLYLNQMGVFNFVDDGSLPGCAVLKLSDGRKRSMSLWVEFITASGYLSARKIRSRFQTLVAQAVDKCSYRDVVKMIADTSEVKLRIRERYVVQITPAFKCTGIWPRSAAQWPMPHIPWPGPNRVAEVKAEGFNLLSKECYSLTGKQSSAESDAWVLQFGEAENRLLMGGCRNKCLSVLKTLRDRHLELPGQPLNNYHMKTLLLYECEKHPRETDWDEACLGDRLNGILLQLISCLQCRRCPHYFLPNLDLFQGKPHSALESAAKQTWRLAREILTNPKSLDKL; encoded by the coding sequence ATGATCGCCGCGCAGGCCAAGCTGGTCTACCAGCTCAACAAATACTACACGGAGCGCTGCCAGGCGCGCAAGGCGGCCATCGCCAAGACCATCCGGGAGGTGTGCAAGGTCGTGTCGGACGTGCTGAAGGAGGTGGAAGTGCAGGAGCCGCGCTTCATCAGCTCCCTGAGCGAGATCGACGCCCGCTACGAAGGGCTGGAGGTGATCTCGCCCACCGAGTTCGAGGTGGTGCTCTACCTCAACCAGATGGGCGTCTTCAACTTCGTGGACGACGGCTCCCTGCCGGGCTGCGCCGTGCTCAAGCTGAGCGACGGCCGCAAGCGCAGCATGTCCCTCTGGGTGGAGTTCATCACCGCCTCGGGCTACCTGTCCGCCCGCAAGATCCGCTCCCGCTTCCAGACGCTGGTGGCCCAGGCCGTGGACAAGTGCAGCTACCGGGACGTGGTGAAGATGATCGCGGACACGAGCGAGGTGAAGCTCCGCATCCGGGAGCGGTACGTGGTGCAGATCACGCCCGCCTTCAAGTGCACCGGGATCTGGCCGCGCAGCGCGGCGCAGTGGCCCATGCCCCACATCCCCTGGCCCGGCCCCAACCGGGTGGCGGAGGTGAAGGCGGAGGGCTTCAACCTGCTCTCCAAGGAGTGCTACTCGCTGACGGGCAAGCAGAGCTCGGCCGAGAGCGACGCCTGGGTGCTGCAGTTCGGCGAGGCCGAGAACCGGCTGCTGATGGGCGGCTGCCGGAACAAGTGCCTGTCGGTGCTGAAGACGCTGCGCGACCGGCACCTGGAGCTGCCCGGGCAGCCCCTCAACAACTACCACATGAAGACGCTGCTGCTGTACGAGTGCGAGAAGCACCCGCGGGAGACCGACTGGGACGAGGCGTGCCTGGGCGACCGGCTGAACGgcatcctcctgcagctcatctcctgcctgcagtgccGGCGCTGCCCCCACTACTTCCTGCCCAACCTAGACCTCTTTCAGGGCAAACCCCACTCGGCCCTGGAAAGCGCTGCCAAACAGACCTGGAGGCTAGCCAGAGAAATCCTCACCAATCCCAAAAGCCTCGACAAACTATAG